One stretch of Saccharomonospora xinjiangensis XJ-54 DNA includes these proteins:
- a CDS encoding DUF3558 family protein codes for MSGTFCSFFDRIRAGLIMRADGFRLPCVVFSSVLAAVIVAGCSPTETGSTGATTGGSKSIPTSRSDSSIVRDELDVPVDPCSLLNEEQISKYGEFIGPKDSFLKGDPVCSWRVPKETASDSDAPLVDLIYLDDLGTGDVVDLGDGLTSGTTEATGRELVKTSGVNPVTGTPDCLVSMRVSDRARLDVMVGFTSDPCELAGKIVEMVDSKLPRS; via the coding sequence GTGAGCGGAACATTCTGCAGTTTCTTCGATCGAATCCGGGCAGGTCTGATTATGAGGGCTGATGGTTTCAGGCTACCTTGTGTGGTGTTCAGCTCGGTCCTCGCTGCGGTGATTGTGGCAGGATGCAGCCCAACAGAGACTGGTTCTACTGGTGCCACAACCGGGGGCAGTAAGTCGATACCGACTTCTCGGAGCGACTCCAGTATCGTTCGTGACGAGCTTGATGTCCCCGTCGATCCCTGCTCTTTACTCAACGAAGAACAAATCTCAAAGTATGGAGAGTTTATCGGGCCGAAGGATAGCTTCCTGAAGGGCGATCCTGTTTGTTCCTGGAGGGTTCCGAAGGAAACTGCGTCTGATTCGGATGCGCCACTGGTCGATCTAATATATCTGGACGACTTGGGAACCGGTGATGTCGTAGATCTAGGTGACGGGTTGACGTCGGGGACGACCGAGGCTACTGGACGTGAGCTGGTGAAGACATCTGGTGTCAACCCGGTAACGGGAACACCGGATTGCCTTGTTTCGATGAGAGTAAGCGACAGAGCACGGCTTGACGTAATGGTCGGTTTCACCTCAGATCCTTGTGAGCTTGCTGGGAAGATCGTTGAAATGGTTGATTCAAAGCTTCCTCGGAGTTGA
- the wzt gene encoding galactan export ABC transporter ATP-binding subunit Wzt/RfbE, giving the protein MISIDVRNAYVDFPIFDAKTRSLKKRVLGKVGGKIGTESRVPIIEALHDINLSLKSGDRVALVGHNGAGKSTLLRLLSGIYEPTRGSAKVRGRVAPVFDLGVGMDQEISGYENILIRGLYLGMSRKEMEKRIDDIADFTELGDYLSMPLRTYSTGMRVRLALGVVTSIDPEILLLDEGIGAVDAAFLNKARDRLVDLVNRSGLLVFASHQDDLLLELCTSAIWMDEGTMKMQGSLREVLTAYKGRDPFENVSQETLDRLQQSSAPSGA; this is encoded by the coding sequence ATGATCAGCATTGACGTTCGGAACGCCTACGTCGATTTCCCGATCTTCGACGCCAAGACGCGGTCACTGAAGAAACGGGTCCTCGGCAAGGTCGGCGGCAAGATCGGCACCGAGAGCCGCGTGCCCATCATCGAGGCGCTGCACGACATCAACCTTTCACTGAAAAGCGGTGACCGGGTCGCGCTCGTCGGCCACAACGGCGCGGGCAAATCGACGCTGCTGCGACTGCTGTCCGGCATCTACGAACCCACGCGGGGTTCGGCGAAGGTGCGGGGAAGGGTCGCGCCCGTCTTCGACCTCGGCGTCGGTATGGACCAGGAGATCTCCGGCTACGAGAACATCCTGATCCGCGGCCTCTACCTGGGCATGTCGCGCAAGGAGATGGAGAAGCGCATCGACGACATCGCCGACTTCACCGAACTCGGCGACTACCTTTCGATGCCGCTGCGCACCTACTCAACGGGTATGCGGGTGCGGCTCGCGCTCGGCGTCGTGACCTCCATCGACCCGGAGATCCTGCTACTGGACGAGGGCATCGGCGCGGTGGACGCCGCGTTCCTCAACAAGGCCCGCGACCGGCTCGTGGACCTCGTGAACCGCTCCGGTCTTCTGGTGTTCGCGTCCCACCAGGACGACCTGCTGCTGGAACTGTGCACGTCCGCCATCTGGATGGACGAGGGGACCATGAAGATGCAGGGTTCGCTCCGGGAGGTCCTCACCGCCTACAAGGGCAGGGACCCTTTCGAGAACGTCAGCCAGGAGACACTCGACCGGCTCCAGCAGTCCTCGGCCCCGAGTGGTGCCTGA
- a CDS encoding DUF3558 family protein gives METLASLQMKAAISVTFSVIALAGCGHAETGSATATPESVSSPHSVEENSAEKDVPVDSMDICALLDKNEISRYGKFEGPEERSLKGNFVCSWTVPVGSVNDTEAPQVDLVLLGDKGTGDVVDLGDGVTSGRTEATGRTVTKTSGVNPVMGTPECLIAMKISERSRIDVLVGRTADPCELAGRIVEIVDSKLPRG, from the coding sequence ATGGAAACTCTTGCATCCCTCCAGATGAAAGCGGCCATCTCGGTGACTTTCAGTGTGATCGCGTTGGCTGGATGTGGTCACGCGGAGACTGGTTCCGCTACTGCCACCCCTGAGAGCGTGTCCTCTCCGCATTCGGTTGAAGAAAACTCGGCCGAGAAAGATGTTCCGGTTGACTCAATGGACATTTGCGCGTTGTTGGATAAAAATGAGATTTCCCGGTACGGTAAGTTTGAGGGGCCTGAAGAGAGGTCTTTGAAGGGAAATTTTGTTTGTTCCTGGACGGTTCCGGTGGGATCGGTCAACGATACCGAGGCGCCACAGGTAGATTTGGTGCTACTGGGCGACAAGGGTACTGGGGACGTTGTTGATCTCGGTGATGGTGTTACCTCGGGGCGGACAGAGGCTACTGGTCGGACGGTGACCAAAACCTCTGGCGTCAACCCTGTGATGGGAACACCTGAGTGTCTGATTGCAATGAAAATTAGCGAACGTTCTCGGATCGACGTTTTGGTGGGTCGGACTGCGGACCCTTGTGAACTCGCCGGGAGAATTGTTGAAATTGTTGACTCGAAGCTTCCTCGGGGGTGA
- the wzm gene encoding galactan export ABC transporter permease subunit Wzm/RfbD — translation MTSAPPSSDSRTFGRALSDIRNGFKQPELWGHLAWQDIKQRYRRSVLGPLWITISMGITALGLGLLYSQLFGAAVGTFLPYITTGFIVWNFILGCLTDGTDTFIANEGLIKHLPAPLSVYALRTVWRQCIMFAHNMVIYLIVIVIFWNDVTTPNYTMTEGGMTHPGLNWDVLLAIPGFALLAINAGWVVVLFGIASTRFRDIPQVVSSLINLLFFMTPIVWTTDILKDKFGGTADWRDYVAELNPLYHFIQVVRAPLIGNAVSWHHYAVVGGITVVGWALALVVMRNYRARVSYWV, via the coding sequence ATGACGTCGGCACCGCCCTCCTCGGACAGCCGGACCTTCGGCCGCGCGCTGTCAGATATCAGAAACGGCTTCAAGCAACCCGAGCTCTGGGGCCATCTGGCCTGGCAGGACATCAAGCAACGCTACCGGCGTTCCGTACTGGGGCCGCTGTGGATCACCATCAGCATGGGGATCACCGCGCTGGGGCTCGGGCTGCTGTACTCGCAACTCTTCGGTGCCGCCGTGGGCACCTTCCTGCCGTACATCACCACGGGCTTCATCGTCTGGAACTTCATCCTCGGCTGCCTCACCGACGGCACGGACACGTTCATCGCCAACGAGGGCCTGATCAAGCATCTGCCCGCGCCGTTGTCGGTGTACGCGCTGCGCACGGTGTGGCGACAGTGCATCATGTTCGCCCACAACATGGTCATCTACCTGATCGTGATCGTGATCTTCTGGAACGACGTCACGACACCGAACTACACGATGACCGAAGGCGGCATGACGCACCCCGGCCTGAACTGGGACGTTCTGCTCGCCATTCCCGGCTTCGCTCTGCTGGCCATCAACGCGGGCTGGGTTGTGGTGCTGTTCGGCATCGCCTCCACCCGTTTCCGCGACATCCCCCAGGTCGTGTCCAGCCTGATCAACCTGCTGTTCTTCATGACGCCGATCGTGTGGACCACGGACATCCTGAAGGACAAGTTCGGCGGAACCGCCGACTGGAGGGACTACGTCGCCGAGTTGAACCCGCTCTACCACTTCATCCAGGTGGTGAGGGCGCCTCTCATCGGCAACGCGGTGAGCTGGCACCACTACGCCGTCGTCGGCGGCATCACGGTCGTCGGCTGGGCACTCGCTCTCGTGGTCATGCGCAACTACCGTGCCCGCGTCTCGTATTGGGTGTGA
- a CDS encoding DUF3558 family protein, producing MRTCRCGRSRVLLTLALAAATVAGCEQAEVGTAYPETENSHSAQLSEQISSSSAPPISVEPCSLLAESQIDQYGEFSGPEKRSYQGYSVCSWAVQKDSASDVEAPLVDLVFRHDLGLEEVIDLGDGLQAGQTDDSGRELIKTSGIEPVTNTRSCLIAMKISDDSRLDVTVGRTEDSCELAGKVVEMVDSKLPRS from the coding sequence ATGAGGACGTGTAGGTGTGGACGGTCGAGGGTGCTACTCACTCTCGCGCTGGCCGCAGCGACTGTGGCGGGATGCGAACAAGCGGAAGTCGGCACCGCCTATCCCGAGACAGAAAATTCCCACTCTGCGCAGTTGAGTGAGCAGATTTCGTCGAGTAGCGCACCACCGATCTCGGTAGAGCCCTGTTCGTTGCTTGCCGAAAGCCAAATTGATCAATACGGTGAATTCAGCGGACCGGAAAAGCGATCGTATCAAGGATACTCTGTATGTTCTTGGGCTGTTCAAAAAGACTCCGCTTCCGATGTCGAGGCGCCGCTCGTTGATCTAGTCTTTCGTCATGATCTCGGGCTAGAAGAAGTTATCGATCTTGGCGATGGTCTGCAGGCTGGCCAAACGGACGATTCTGGTCGCGAACTGATAAAAACATCAGGTATAGAACCGGTCACCAATACTCGAAGTTGCCTCATCGCAATGAAGATATCTGATGATTCGCGTCTCGACGTGACTGTGGGGCGAACCGAGGATTCCTGTGAGCTTGCTGGGAAGGTTGTTGAAATGGTTGATTCGAAGCTTCCTCGGAGTTGA
- a CDS encoding ESX secretion-associated protein EspG has translation MVQSFSLSLAAVDILFEQLNLGHAPFPFEVPHLGTTHTERAQIRDAVFRDLEGRGLRRRDRLDPDVEAALVTIARGRVALTAAAKLGGGEKLFARSACDGQFAVLAKRDSNHLVFTILRVEGLVPEIVNLIPAARPAPGTSVTVAKPKPRDPRRREPDSYDPFADVSAPASRLSVQERAVQRMFERPTGRMGQFTAFAQSRRGGHRHLDPVVWFDTEDGRIFSTSRKAEDGQTWLTYAPADNARIAQQLSAQIQPFLQ, from the coding sequence ATGGTGCAGTCGTTCTCGTTGTCGTTGGCCGCGGTTGACATTCTTTTCGAGCAGTTGAACCTGGGGCACGCGCCGTTTCCGTTCGAGGTGCCGCATCTGGGCACCACACACACGGAGCGCGCGCAGATCAGGGACGCGGTGTTCCGCGACCTCGAAGGACGTGGCCTGAGGAGAAGGGACAGGCTCGATCCGGATGTGGAAGCGGCGCTGGTGACGATCGCGCGTGGGCGGGTGGCCCTGACGGCGGCGGCGAAGCTGGGCGGTGGGGAGAAGCTGTTCGCCCGCTCAGCGTGTGACGGGCAGTTCGCGGTGCTCGCGAAGCGGGACAGCAACCACCTCGTGTTCACGATCCTGCGCGTCGAGGGGCTCGTCCCCGAGATCGTCAATCTCATCCCGGCGGCCCGCCCCGCGCCGGGAACGTCGGTCACCGTGGCGAAGCCGAAGCCGAGGGACCCACGTAGGAGGGAACCCGACTCCTACGATCCTTTCGCCGACGTGTCGGCGCCCGCGTCGCGGTTGTCCGTGCAGGAGCGTGCGGTGCAGCGCATGTTCGAGAGGCCGACGGGGCGAATGGGCCAGTTCACGGCGTTCGCGCAAAGCCGAAGAGGCGGGCACCGTCATCTCGACCCCGTGGTGTGGTTCGACACCGAGGACGGTCGCATCTTCAGCACCAGTCGCAAAGCCGAGGACGGCCAGACGTGGCTGACGTACGCGCCCGCGGACAACGCGCGCATCGCACAGCAGCTCTCGGCGCAGATCCAGCCCTTCCTCCAGTAG
- the glfT1 gene encoding galactofuranosyltransferase GlfT1, with the protein MPDVEAKRLPEGAVVAVVVTRHRRDLLAESLKIIAAQSRPVDHLVVVDNGPDQPARDVVSDCGVPSTYLPSHHNLGGAGGFALGMLHALAMGADWVWLADDDGRPADENVLKVLLEEADRRNLAEVSPVVASIDAPGKLAFPLRRGLTWKRSASELGTDFLPGIASLMNGALFRASTLEVTGVPDLRLFVRGDEVEMHRRLVRSGLPFGTSLRTAYLHPNGSDEFKPMLGGRFHAQDPENEVKRYYTYRNRGYLLSQPGMRKIGALELIRFGLYFMGVKRDPKAFAQWLRLVRQGRRERFFRY; encoded by the coding sequence GTGCCTGACGTGGAGGCGAAGCGCTTGCCGGAGGGTGCGGTGGTGGCCGTCGTGGTCACCAGGCACCGTCGTGACCTGCTCGCGGAATCGCTGAAGATCATCGCCGCGCAGAGCAGGCCGGTGGATCACCTCGTCGTGGTGGACAACGGCCCCGACCAGCCCGCACGCGACGTGGTGTCCGACTGCGGAGTGCCTTCGACCTACCTGCCCTCCCACCACAACCTCGGCGGGGCAGGCGGGTTCGCGCTGGGAATGCTGCACGCGCTCGCGATGGGCGCCGACTGGGTGTGGCTGGCCGACGACGACGGAAGGCCTGCCGACGAGAACGTGCTCAAGGTGCTGCTCGAAGAGGCGGACCGGCGCAATCTCGCCGAGGTGTCTCCTGTAGTGGCGAGCATCGACGCGCCGGGAAAGCTCGCGTTCCCGCTCCGCCGGGGTCTCACCTGGAAGCGGTCGGCATCCGAACTCGGCACCGACTTCCTGCCCGGTATCGCGTCGCTGATGAACGGCGCGCTGTTCCGCGCCTCGACGCTCGAAGTGACGGGCGTCCCCGACCTGAGGTTGTTCGTCAGGGGCGACGAGGTGGAGATGCACCGCAGGCTGGTGCGTTCCGGTCTGCCGTTCGGCACCTCGCTGCGAACGGCGTACCTGCACCCGAACGGCTCCGACGAGTTCAAGCCCATGCTCGGCGGCCGGTTCCACGCCCAGGACCCGGAGAACGAGGTCAAGCGGTACTACACCTACCGCAACCGGGGTTACCTGTTGTCGCAGCCGGGCATGCGCAAGATCGGGGCGCTGGAACTCATCCGGTTCGGCCTGTATTTCATGGGCGTCAAGCGCGACCCGAAGGCGTTCGCGCAGTGGCTCAGGCTTGTGCGGCAAGGCCGCAGGGAGCGCTTCTTCCGGTACTGA